In Mucilaginibacter celer, one DNA window encodes the following:
- the tpiA gene encoding triose-phosphate isomerase: MRKKIVAGNWKMNLDYNEGLALFSEIINIVNDEITGTQQAVICSPFIHIHSLVQLAKGYNKVAVGAQNAHQAESGAYTGEISAKMIKSTGAAYVILGHSERRQYFGETNALLAQKTDTVLKHDLTPIFCIGETLQERETETHFDVIKTQLVEGIFHLNAEDFGKLVIAYEPVWAIGTGVTATSAQAQEIHEFIRKEIAAKYNQEVADATTILYGGSCNPKNAAELFAQGDIDGGLIGGASLKSRDFVDIVKTFN; the protein is encoded by the coding sequence ATGAGAAAGAAAATTGTTGCCGGCAACTGGAAAATGAACCTTGACTACAACGAGGGTTTAGCTTTGTTTTCAGAGATCATCAATATCGTAAATGATGAAATTACCGGTACACAGCAAGCTGTAATTTGCAGCCCGTTTATCCACATTCACAGTTTGGTACAACTGGCCAAAGGTTATAATAAGGTTGCAGTAGGTGCGCAAAACGCACACCAGGCCGAAAGCGGTGCTTACACCGGCGAGATCTCTGCAAAAATGATCAAATCAACTGGTGCTGCTTATGTGATCTTGGGTCACTCGGAGCGCCGCCAGTATTTTGGTGAAACCAATGCTTTGCTTGCTCAAAAAACTGATACGGTTTTGAAGCATGATTTAACCCCGATTTTTTGCATTGGCGAAACTTTGCAGGAGCGTGAAACCGAAACTCATTTTGATGTGATCAAAACCCAACTGGTTGAAGGTATTTTCCATCTTAACGCCGAAGATTTCGGCAAACTGGTTATTGCTTACGAACCTGTTTGGGCTATAGGTACCGGTGTTACCGCAACATCAGCACAAGCGCAGGAAATTCACGAGTTTATCCGTAAAGAAATTGCCGCTAAATACAACCAGGAAGTTGCTGATGCTACTACTATCCTTTATGGCGGTAGCTGCAACCCTAAAAATGCTGCTGAGTTATTTGCCCAGGGAGATATTGATGGCGGCCTGATTGGCGGTGCATCATTAAAATCGCGCGATTTTGTAGATATCGTGAAAACTTTCAATTAG
- a CDS encoding putative sugar nucleotidyl transferase, which translates to MAIILFDDNAHQTLLPLTYTRPVADLRIGIMTIAEKWAKYLNSTYSFHTLDYLQAKFPVKIEADNIFINGAVCPDEGLLEAIDKLQTGQALKYNDQLIAVRLNATDAAAFDAGADFGDLVVYTNLFVAIKYPEDIFRKNDIELRKDFQLLTKGRTSASISPTNTIIGTDFFAEEGAVAECSTFNTHNGPIYLSANTQVWEGTNIRGAFAICEHSQVKMGAKIYGATTVGPYSRVGGEINNAIIWGYSSKGHEGYLGNSVLGEWCNIGADSNNSNLKNNYAEVKLWDYTTTRFRKTGLQFCGLIMADHAKCGINTMFNTGTVVGVGANVFGAGFPSNFVPDFSWGGAKGFEVYAFNKMLETTQRVFDRREHRTFNEVEQNLLKAVFEQTEEYRQLFM; encoded by the coding sequence ATGGCAATTATCCTTTTCGACGATAACGCACACCAAACGCTACTGCCCCTCACTTATACCCGGCCGGTTGCCGATCTGCGCATCGGTATCATGACCATTGCCGAAAAATGGGCTAAATACCTTAACAGCACCTATTCATTCCATACGCTTGATTATTTACAGGCTAAATTTCCTGTAAAAATTGAGGCCGATAATATTTTTATAAACGGTGCTGTATGCCCCGATGAGGGCCTGCTTGAAGCTATTGATAAGCTACAAACCGGTCAGGCGTTAAAGTATAATGATCAGCTGATAGCAGTTCGCCTTAACGCCACTGATGCTGCCGCGTTTGATGCCGGGGCTGATTTTGGCGATTTAGTGGTCTATACCAATTTATTTGTTGCCATTAAATACCCCGAAGATATTTTCAGGAAGAACGATATCGAGCTGCGTAAGGATTTTCAGTTGTTAACCAAAGGCCGTACGAGTGCTTCCATTAGCCCCACCAATACCATTATAGGTACTGATTTTTTTGCCGAGGAAGGTGCGGTGGCCGAATGCTCAACTTTTAATACCCATAACGGCCCAATTTATTTATCGGCCAATACCCAGGTATGGGAAGGTACCAACATCCGCGGAGCTTTCGCTATCTGCGAACATTCGCAGGTGAAGATGGGTGCTAAAATTTATGGTGCCACTACGGTTGGCCCGTATTCGAGGGTGGGTGGCGAGATTAACAACGCTATCATCTGGGGATATTCATCAAAAGGGCATGAGGGCTATTTAGGTAACTCGGTGCTGGGCGAGTGGTGCAACATCGGTGCCGATTCAAATAACTCCAATCTTAAAAACAACTACGCCGAAGTAAAGCTTTGGGATTATACCACAACCCGTTTCCGCAAAACAGGATTGCAGTTTTGCGGATTAATCATGGCCGACCATGCCAAATGCGGCATCAACACCATGTTTAATACCGGCACAGTGGTGGGGGTGGGGGCCAATGTTTTCGGGGCGGGCTTCCCCAGTAATTTTGTGCCCGATTTTTCGTGGGGTGGTGCAAAAGGTTTTGAGGTTTACGCGTTTAACAAGATGCTGGAAACAACGCAACGGGTTTTTGACCGCCGCGAGCACCGTACCTTTAACGAGGTAGAGCAAAACCTGCTGAAAGCAGTATTTGAACAAACAGAAGAATACAGACAACTTTTTATGTAA
- a CDS encoding type B 50S ribosomal protein L31 — MKKDLHPSNYRLVVFKDMSNDYSFITKSCIDTRETVKWEDGNEYPLVKLEISHTSHPFYTGKMKLVDTAGRIDKFRSRYAKK, encoded by the coding sequence ATGAAAAAAGATCTGCATCCATCAAATTACAGATTAGTTGTATTTAAAGATATGTCTAACGACTATTCTTTTATCACTAAATCTTGCATCGATACCCGCGAAACCGTTAAATGGGAAGATGGTAACGAATATCCATTGGTTAAATTAGAGATTTCTCACACTTCGCACCCTTTCTACACCGGTAAAATGAAACTGGTTGATACTGCAGGTCGTATCGATAAATTCCGCTCACGTTACGCCAAAAAGTAA
- the mce gene encoding methylmalonyl-CoA epimerase, whose translation MNKVEHIGIAVNSVKQAGEIYSKLLNTPVYKTETVESEHVLTAFLQSGPNKIELLEALNDDSAIAKFITKKGEGIHHIAFDVDDIEAEMKRLKAEGFVLLNDEPKRGADNKLVCFVHPKSANGILIELCQEIV comes from the coding sequence ATGAACAAAGTTGAGCACATAGGCATAGCGGTTAACAGTGTTAAACAAGCGGGCGAGATCTACTCAAAACTGCTCAATACACCGGTATACAAAACCGAAACTGTTGAGAGCGAGCATGTGCTCACCGCTTTTTTGCAAAGCGGGCCAAATAAAATTGAATTGCTGGAAGCGCTTAATGATGATAGTGCTATAGCTAAGTTTATAACTAAAAAAGGGGAGGGGATACACCATATCGCTTTTGACGTAGACGACATTGAAGCGGAAATGAAGCGGCTTAAAGCAGAGGGTTTTGTTTTATTAAATGATGAGCCTAAACGTGGCGCTGATAATAAACTGGTTTGTTTTGTGCATCCGAAGAGTGCTAATGGGATACTAATAGAGTTGTGCCAGGAGATTGTCTGA
- a CDS encoding IscS subfamily cysteine desulfurase, with amino-acid sequence MNIPIYLDNNATTPMDPRVLEAMIPYFTQKFGNAASRNHAFGWVAEEAVDYAREQVAKLIGASEKEIIFTSGATESDNLAIKGVFEMYKDKGNHIITAVTEHKAVLDACKHVEKMGGKVTYLAVKEDGLVDLAELEAAMTPETILVSIMYGNNEIGVIQPVKEIAAIAHKHGALFMTDATQAVGKIPVDVNADGIDLLALSAHKMYGPKGVGALYVRRKGPRVKVTAQMDGGGHERGMRSGTLNVPGIVGLGKACELCIAEMESEAKRLSALRDKLQSALTVLEESYVNGNVEHRLPHVANISFKYVEGEGLMMAMKDLAVSSGSACTSASLEPSYVLKSLGLSDDLAHSSIRFGLGRFTTEEEVDYAVEVTKKAVTHLRELSPLWEMFKEGIDLNSIEWAEH; translated from the coding sequence ATGAATATCCCAATTTATTTAGATAACAATGCAACCACCCCAATGGACCCGAGGGTTTTGGAGGCCATGATACCATATTTTACACAAAAATTTGGTAACGCGGCAAGCCGTAACCACGCTTTTGGCTGGGTTGCAGAGGAGGCAGTTGATTACGCACGCGAACAGGTAGCCAAATTGATCGGCGCATCTGAAAAAGAGATCATCTTTACCTCTGGTGCTACAGAATCAGATAACCTTGCTATTAAAGGGGTATTTGAAATGTATAAAGATAAAGGTAACCACATTATAACCGCGGTAACCGAACATAAAGCTGTGCTCGATGCCTGCAAACACGTTGAAAAAATGGGCGGTAAGGTAACTTACCTTGCTGTTAAAGAAGACGGTTTGGTTGACCTTGCCGAGCTTGAAGCAGCCATGACCCCAGAAACTATCCTGGTATCGATCATGTATGGCAACAACGAGATCGGTGTTATTCAACCGGTTAAAGAAATTGCAGCCATCGCTCACAAACATGGCGCTTTATTCATGACCGATGCTACACAAGCTGTTGGTAAAATTCCGGTTGATGTTAACGCCGATGGTATCGACCTTTTAGCATTATCTGCACATAAAATGTATGGACCTAAAGGTGTTGGCGCATTATACGTTCGCCGTAAAGGACCAAGGGTTAAAGTTACCGCCCAGATGGACGGTGGTGGCCACGAGCGCGGCATGCGTTCAGGTACCCTTAACGTACCGGGCATTGTTGGCTTAGGTAAAGCCTGCGAACTTTGCATTGCAGAGATGGAAAGCGAAGCAAAACGCCTTTCAGCTTTACGCGATAAATTGCAATCAGCGTTAACCGTATTGGAAGAAAGCTATGTAAACGGTAACGTTGAACACCGCTTACCACACGTAGCCAACATTTCATTTAAATATGTTGAAGGCGAAGGTTTGATGATGGCCATGAAAGATCTGGCTGTATCATCAGGTTCGGCCTGTACTTCGGCTTCGTTAGAGCCATCTTATGTATTGAAAAGCTTAGGCCTGTCTGATGACCTGGCACACTCTTCTATCCGTTTTGGTTTAGGCCGTTTCACTACCGAAGAGGAAGTTGATTACGCTGTTGAAGTAACCAAAAAAGCGGTTACCCACCTGCGCGAACTTTCACCACTTTGGGAAATGTTTAAAGAAGGTATCGACCTTAACTCAATTGAGTGGGCGGAACATTAA
- the iscU gene encoding Fe-S cluster assembly scaffold IscU yields MAYSDKVIDHYTNPRNVGTLDKSSHKVGTGLVGAPECGDVMRLQIQVDDNNVITDAKFKTFGCGSAIASSSLATEWLKGKSIDDAMKIDNMDIVEELALPPVKIHCSVLAEDAIKAAINDYRVKNGLEPIESEKVHH; encoded by the coding sequence ATGGCATATTCAGATAAAGTAATTGATCACTACACTAACCCCCGCAATGTGGGCACTTTGGATAAAAGCAGCCACAAAGTAGGTACCGGCTTAGTTGGTGCACCCGAGTGCGGCGACGTTATGCGCCTGCAAATTCAGGTTGATGATAATAACGTTATCACCGACGCAAAATTTAAAACTTTTGGTTGCGGTTCGGCAATCGCTTCTTCATCTTTAGCTACCGAGTGGCTTAAAGGCAAAAGCATCGACGACGCGATGAAAATCGACAACATGGATATTGTAGAAGAGCTTGCTCTTCCTCCGGTAAAAATCCACTGCTCGGTATTAGCCGAAGACGCTATTAAAGCGGCCATCAACGATTACCGCGTTAAAAACGGCTTAGAGCCAATTGAAAGCGAAAAAGTACATCATTAA
- a CDS encoding HesB/IscA family protein has translation MVTVTDKAKSKIEHLMQDAGLDASYFLRVSVQGGGCSGLSYNLDFDNEEKKGDQFFEDQGVRMALDMKSFLYLAGTELDFSDGLNGKGFNFHNPNATRTCGCGESFSV, from the coding sequence ATGGTAACTGTAACTGATAAAGCAAAAAGCAAAATAGAACACCTGATGCAGGATGCAGGGCTTGATGCCTCGTATTTTCTGCGTGTATCTGTTCAGGGAGGTGGCTGCTCAGGTTTATCATACAACCTTGATTTTGATAACGAAGAGAAAAAAGGAGATCAGTTTTTTGAAGACCAGGGCGTTCGCATGGCGCTGGATATGAAATCGTTCCTTTACCTTGCCGGTACCGAACTTGATTTTTCTGATGGATTGAACGGCAAAGGTTTTAACTTCCACAACCCTAACGCCACCCGCACCTGCGGCTGCGGCGAAAGTTTTTCGGTATAA
- a CDS encoding nuclear transport factor 2 family protein: protein MKITQTTAWAFGCLLACISPSAKANIDMDTISNKQKVLSFYKQIIGQRKTELIPEFVVEDYKQHNPMVKQGRAGLTEMINYMKTLPPPPENVKSPIVRVIQERDFVVTHLDVQFMGKHMAVIDLFKLKDGMLTEHWDAIDSLPDESGKEITATDGIAEADKKASADDSKKVIVAFYDAILKGLDAKHFIAADYTEHNAEVRGSGLLPYLSTPDRGVKLHRFIAEGDFVMVQSQFNRLGKVFVFYEIYRIANHQIAEHWSVEQVVPDGVNVEDMF from the coding sequence ATGAAAATTACTCAAACAACGGCATGGGCTTTCGGCTGCCTATTGGCATGCATTAGCCCATCCGCAAAAGCAAATATTGATATGGATACCATCAGCAATAAACAAAAGGTATTATCATTTTATAAACAGATAATAGGTCAGCGCAAAACAGAGCTGATCCCCGAATTTGTAGTTGAAGATTATAAACAGCATAACCCTATGGTTAAGCAGGGGAGGGCAGGTTTAACCGAGATGATTAACTATATGAAAACCTTACCACCTCCGCCCGAAAATGTTAAATCGCCAATTGTAAGGGTTATACAGGAACGGGATTTTGTTGTAACCCACCTGGATGTTCAGTTTATGGGGAAACATATGGCGGTGATTGATCTGTTTAAACTTAAAGATGGTATGCTTACCGAGCATTGGGATGCGATAGACTCATTGCCCGATGAAAGCGGAAAAGAAATAACCGCTACCGATGGTATTGCCGAAGCAGACAAAAAAGCTTCTGCTGATGATAGCAAGAAGGTGATAGTAGCTTTTTATGATGCGATACTTAAAGGCCTGGATGCTAAGCATTTTATTGCGGCGGATTACACTGAGCATAATGCAGAGGTACGTGGTTCGGGGCTGCTACCTTATTTATCTACGCCGGATAGGGGTGTAAAACTACACCGGTTTATAGCCGAGGGCGATTTTGTAATGGTACAATCACAGTTTAATCGGTTAGGGAAAGTTTTTGTTTTTTATGAGATATACCGGATAGCTAACCATCAAATTGCTGAACATTGGAGTGTTGAGCAGGTTGTGCCGGATGGGGTAAATGTGGAGGATATGTTTTAG
- a CDS encoding short chain dehydrogenase: MKIIIIGASGTIGKKVTEALQGKHEIITAGSKSGAFQLDITSPDSIEAFYKRVGPFDALVSTTGSGHFGPLGSTTPADFKKGIESKFLGQVNLVLIGQHYINAKGSFTLTSGILSEDPVVYGVNLGAINGGLNSFVIGAAIELENGIRINAVSPGVVEDSPGYFEYFPGHEPVAMDRVVNAYVKSVLGAITGQVIKVF, translated from the coding sequence ATGAAAATAATAATTATCGGGGCGTCGGGTACCATAGGTAAAAAAGTTACCGAAGCCCTGCAAGGCAAACATGAAATCATTACTGCCGGTTCAAAAAGCGGCGCTTTTCAATTGGATATTACTTCGCCCGATTCTATCGAGGCGTTTTACAAGCGAGTGGGTCCGTTTGATGCTTTGGTGAGCACAACCGGTTCAGGGCACTTCGGCCCGTTAGGTAGCACTACGCCTGCCGATTTTAAAAAGGGGATTGAAAGCAAGTTTCTGGGGCAGGTTAACCTGGTGCTGATTGGTCAGCATTATATTAATGCCAAAGGTTCGTTTACGCTTACCTCTGGCATACTTTCTGAAGATCCGGTGGTGTATGGCGTAAATCTTGGTGCTATTAACGGGGGATTGAACTCTTTTGTAATTGGTGCCGCTATCGAATTGGAAAACGGCATAAGGATCAACGCGGTAAGCCCGGGTGTGGTTGAAGATTCGCCGGGATATTTTGAATATTTTCCGGGGCATGAACCGGTTGCTATGGATAGGGTGGTGAATGCCTATGTTAAAAGTGTTTTGGGGGCGATAACCGGGCAGGTGATCAAGGTGTTTTAA
- a CDS encoding DUF2625 domain-containing protein, with the protein MRSTGELTADTSAWPLLRQEITEAKNKVEILPVIAGQNKEAIYQAQVTTHSFMGAVIYFTGGILIDNGWIRILGSGSARLKRSLPGFNKGKSFNEYGERPPFLLIADDAIGGFFAINGGEFGQDLGQIYYLAPDRLAWEALHVTYQQFLSFCFAGDLTKFYNGLRWITWQEDLKNLSADQGFNFYPFLWTEEGKDINKDSRSMVPIEELYIFLTENMKQRK; encoded by the coding sequence ATGCGCAGTACTGGAGAGTTAACAGCCGATACCTCTGCGTGGCCACTTTTGCGACAGGAAATAACAGAAGCAAAAAACAAAGTAGAGATATTACCTGTGATTGCCGGGCAAAACAAAGAAGCTATATATCAAGCCCAGGTTACAACCCATTCTTTTATGGGAGCTGTAATTTATTTCACCGGCGGAATATTGATTGATAACGGCTGGATAAGAATACTTGGATCAGGGAGCGCTCGATTAAAAAGGAGTTTACCGGGCTTTAATAAAGGTAAGTCATTTAACGAATACGGCGAGCGGCCTCCTTTTTTATTGATAGCGGATGATGCTATAGGCGGTTTCTTTGCCATAAATGGAGGCGAATTTGGCCAGGATTTGGGCCAAATTTATTACCTCGCTCCTGACCGTCTCGCCTGGGAAGCACTTCACGTCACCTATCAACAGTTTTTAAGCTTTTGTTTTGCCGGCGACCTTACCAAATTTTATAATGGCTTAAGATGGATAACATGGCAGGAAGATCTCAAAAACCTTTCGGCCGACCAAGGCTTTAATTTCTATCCCTTTCTTTGGACAGAAGAAGGAAAAGATATCAATAAAGATTCGAGGAGCATGGTTCCTATTGAGGAACTATACATTTTTTTGACGGAAAACATGAAACAGCGTAAATAA